From a single Brassica oleracea var. oleracea cultivar TO1000 chromosome C5, BOL, whole genome shotgun sequence genomic region:
- the LOC106292607 gene encoding DNA ligase 1-like, giving the protein MTSDDAKAVKKEEDEDDNKSLGSLARKKPSNANNAGSSASRKLKKDEDDDNKPIKSSLSGSRPKPVKKKEIDQEDDDDEKPLSKRNSSVVGVSKEKELKKKKMEKEKEKEEEEAKKKNTVKEEGEVKKKKEKKVYDLPGQKRDQPEERDPLRIFYESLHKQVPTSEMAKIWLMESGLLPAAEAKKVLEKKLQKTGKFSSPTKSAASTPRTASSTPRSTSSKSVVTEKKEVKKPASEALSGRKKGNDSKKRKKDSDSDSDDDDDDFVASRVSNKKARAK; this is encoded by the exons ATGACATCGGATGATGCTAAAGCTGTGAAGAAAGAGGAGGATGAGGACGACAACAAGAGCTTGGGTTCCTTGGCTAGGAAGAAGCCCTCAAACGCCAACAATGCAGGTTCGTCAGCTTCGAGGAAATTGAAGAAGGACGAGGATGATGATAACAAACCCATTAAGTCGTCTTTATCTGGGTCTCGTCCAAAGCCGGTTAAGAAGAAGGAGATTGATCAAGAAGACGACGACGATGAGAAGCCTCTTTCCAAGAGGAATTCCTCTGTTGTTGGCGTCTCAAAG GAGAAAGAGTTGAAGAAAAAGAAGATGGAGAAAGAGAAAGAGAAAGAAGAAGAAGAGGCAAAGAAGAAGAATACGGTGAAAGAAGAAGGAGAAGTGAAGAAGAAGAAGGAGAAGAAAGTGTATGATTTGCCTGGTCAGAAGAGAGACCAACCTGAGGAG AGAGATCCACTTAGGATTTTCTACGAGTCACTTCACAAGCAAGTTCCCACTAGCGAAATGGCTAAGATTTG GTTGATGGAGTCAGGGTTGCTTCCAGCTGCAGAGGCAAAGAAAGTTCTTGAGAAGAAATTGCAAAAGACTGGAAAGTTCAGTTCTCCAACAAAATCTGCAGCTTCCACCCCAAGAACGGCTTCTTCTACCCCAAGAAGTACCAGCTCCAAATCTGTAGTGACCGAGAAGAAGGAAGTTAAAAAACCAGCATCTGAAGCTTTGTCAGGCAGAAAGAAAGGAAATGATTCGAAGAAGCGGAAGAAGGATTCTGATTCTGATTCTGATGATGATGATGATGATTTCGTGGCTAGCAGAGTCTCTAATAAGAAGGCAAGAGCCAAGTAG